The following proteins are co-located in the Sphingorhabdus lutea genome:
- a CDS encoding response regulator — protein sequence MTKISPSAPVQIAIIEDEPAVRRYFMQIMGVAEGYDIIAIAPDLATGRGLIDLKPDLFLMDIGLPDGNGYDLVPEIKAKCAAKVLIISSFGDRETVVKALSAGADGYLLKDSSPQQILDGIAITMDGGAPVSPAAAVYLLDLLRAPAPASQAQAIGEADSRLTQRETELLRSFAEGKSYKEAAQALNISPHTVGTHVKAIYRKLEVNSRSEAIRQAFRR from the coding sequence ATGACTAAAATTTCGCCTTCTGCTCCTGTTCAAATTGCAATCATCGAAGATGAACCGGCTGTGCGCCGTTATTTTATGCAGATTATGGGCGTAGCAGAGGGATATGATATTATCGCAATTGCGCCAGATTTGGCCACGGGGCGCGGGCTGATTGACTTAAAACCCGATCTTTTTTTAATGGATATCGGCCTGCCCGATGGCAATGGATATGATCTAGTCCCTGAAATTAAGGCAAAATGCGCCGCCAAAGTGCTGATTATCAGCTCTTTTGGAGACCGCGAAACGGTGGTGAAGGCGCTGTCTGCTGGTGCAGATGGCTATTTGCTAAAGGACAGCTCACCCCAGCAAATCCTTGATGGTATCGCCATAACAATGGATGGCGGCGCACCGGTCAGCCCTGCAGCCGCGGTTTATTTGCTCGATTTGCTGCGCGCGCCTGCTCCCGCATCGCAAGCGCAAGCCATAGGGGAGGCGGACAGCCGGCTTACGCAGCGAGAGACCGAGTTGTTGCGTAGCTTTGCCGAGGGCAAGAGCTATAAGGAAGCTGCCCAGGCGTTAAACATTTCGCCTCATACTGTCGGCACCCATGTGAAGGCAATTTATCGTAAGCTTGAGGTTAATTCTCGCAGTGAGGCAATCCGGCAGGCGTTTCGTCGTTGA
- a CDS encoding excisionase family DNA-binding protein, translating into MHKELLTVSEFLEIYSISRTEFYRQVKAGHIRLTKMGNASRVTKADADAWLAALPTIAHKQMGEAA; encoded by the coding sequence ATGCATAAAGAATTGTTAACCGTTTCAGAGTTTCTTGAAATATATTCAATTTCAAGAACAGAATTTTATAGGCAGGTTAAAGCGGGGCATATCCGCTTAACCAAAATGGGCAATGCCAGCCGCGTGACAAAAGCGGATGCTGATGCATGGTTGGCGGCGCTTCCCACAATTGCGCATAAGCAAATGGGAGAGGCGGCATGA
- a CDS encoding winged helix domain-containing protein gives MGQNARTLSALINSGKAGVTALELSSWAFRLGSYIHTLRSQYGLDIITIKETHNELGDWHARYVLNCDVQILEMA, from the coding sequence GTGGGGCAAAATGCGCGAACCCTATCAGCCTTGATAAATTCGGGGAAAGCAGGCGTTACCGCTCTTGAATTGTCATCATGGGCATTTCGCCTTGGCTCTTATATCCATACGCTACGCTCACAATATGGGCTTGATATTATCACTATCAAAGAAACGCATAATGAATTGGGGGACTGGCATGCCCGCTATGTTTTGAATTGTGATGTTCAAATATTGGAGATGGCATAA
- a CDS encoding PC4/YdbC family ssDNA-binding protein, whose translation MSDNCHILWEQRHNKSLLRFSVRKYHGRWFAELRSFYETPDGWQHSPKGCTMPISGIEGLGAALMAYAKDSELIGPENGLK comes from the coding sequence ATGTCTGATAATTGTCATATCCTATGGGAGCAACGCCATAATAAATCATTGTTGCGTTTTTCGGTTCGCAAATATCATGGCAGATGGTTTGCGGAGCTTCGTTCCTTTTATGAAACGCCTGATGGGTGGCAGCATAGCCCAAAGGGCTGCACAATGCCTATAAGCGGCATAGAGGGGCTGGGCGCGGCATTGATGGCCTATGCCAAGGATAGTGAGCTTATCGGCCCTGAAAATGGCCTTAAATAA